A genomic stretch from Eriocheir sinensis breed Jianghai 21 chromosome 31, ASM2467909v1, whole genome shotgun sequence includes:
- the LOC127005848 gene encoding uncharacterized PE-PGRS family protein PE_PGRS54-like isoform X39, producing MGACTRILPHLALALMLAVIVVPQRSQARTSLKDLSSRVCHSLTCGASDAFYPHPSYCTHYVHCISGTPYVKRCPSNLHFNAARGSCDIPREAHCVPFKRSCELQVPFVADGPTDGQVTCDCGGTCTKAHPYRCDAYYHCDAMGVEHLTECPSGLMFNSRVEQCDVPENTQCPQSPSCSCDNCRYPTSDHCSTFWQCENGKAVKHYCSSGLLFNRDTSQCDLAINVECSAGAWQSGSFVETVCVDHRKDCEVFVKEGGCVCNDDVCDWQTFVLQNCPKSCGKCKGEKTMKKRIFSLPSDGGNARKKSKESGSKEHGHGHGSKESGSKESGNKGSGSKESGSKESGNKGSGSKESGSKESGNKGSGSKESGSKESGNKGSGSKESGNKGSGSKESGNKGSGSKESGSKESGNKGSGSKESGSKESGNKGSGSKESGSKESGSKESGNKGSGSKESGNKDSGSKESGNKDSGSKESGSKETVEVDGNISGESCEGGDGGGGNGNNSTEGDGGDNVDVGSGGDGGNGGDGGNGGDVGGDGGSGGGHVVDGCVINCILGKYLPHPINCRKFIYCAPSGPEEVSCAPFNVWDQEELACTNERLTPCVTGSYITTEGKPCGSGGDGGDVGSDDDGDSGGDGDSGGDGDSSGDGDSSGDGDSSGDGGDAGSGGDGDSGDAGSGGDGGDGGIGGDGGSGGDHIVDGCIIPCSLGKYLPHPTDCHKFIQCAPYGPEEMPCAPGTIWEQGKLTCNHEGLTPCVTGAYLTPEGKTCGGDGGDAGSGGDGGSGGNGSSGGDGGSGGDGGDAGSGGDGDGDGSSGNSGGDGGSGGGHVIDGCVISCTLGKYLPHPTDCRKFIQCAPYGPEEMPCAPGTIWEQGKLTCNHEGLTPCVTGAYLTPEGKICGGDGGDGGDGSGGDGGDAGSGGDGGDGGSGGDGGSGGDGGDAGSGGDGGGDGGHVVDGCVINCTLGKYLPHPTDCRKFIQCAPYGPEEMPCAPGTIWEQGKLTCNHEGSTPCVTGAYLTPEGKTCGGDGGDGGDGSDGGSGGDGGDAGSGGDGGDAGSGGDGGDAGSGGDGGDGGSGGDGGGDGSGGNGGGDGGSGGGHVIDGCVINCTLGKYLPHPTDCRKFIQCAPYGPEEMPCAPGTIWEQGKLTCNHEGSTPCVTGAYLTPEGKICGGDGEDGGDGSDGGDAGSGGDSGDAGSGGDGGDGGSGGDGGDGGSGGDGGDAGSGGDGGGDGGHVVDGCVINCTLGKYLPHPTDCRKFIQCAPYGPEEMPCAPGTIWEQGKLTCNHEGSTPCVTGAYLTPEGKTCGGDGGDGGDGSDGGSGGDGGDAGSGGDGGDAGSGGDGGDAGSGGDGGDGGSGGDGGSGGDGGSGGDAGSGGDGGSGGDGGGDGGHVVDGCVINCTLGKYLPHPTDCRKFIQCAPYGPEEMPCAPGTIWEQGKLTCNHEGSTPCVTGAYLTPEGKICGGDGGDGGDGSDGGDAGSGGDGGDAGSGGDGGDGGSGGDGGSGGDGGDAGSGGDGGGDSGHVVDGCVINCTLGKYLPHPTDCRKFIQCAPYGPEEMPCAPGTIWEQGKLTCNHEGSTPCVTGAYLTPEGKTCGGDGGDAGSGGDGGDAGSGGDGGDAGSGGDGGDAGSGGDGGDAGSGGDGGDAGSGGDGGDAGSGGDGGDAGSGGDGGDAGSGGDGGDAGSGGDGGDAGSGGDGGDAGSGGDGGDSGSGGDGGDAGSGGDGGDAGSGGDGGDAGSGGDGGDAGSGGDGGDAGSGGDGGDAGSGGDGGDAGSGGDGGDAGSGGDGGDAGSGGDGGDAGSGGDGGDSGSGDGGDAGSGGDGGDAGSGGDGGDAGSGGDGGDAGSGGDGGDSGSGDGGDGACEDAQYDCIFWAANNDCNCKPTDGDCSWQTYVAAACPKSCGSCEPQVGGDGDEVCEDNVSDCRFWAANKDCNCKPTDGDCSWQKYVADNCPKSCGTCNTSGDGGNGGEDGGSGGDGGDSGSGGDGGDGGSGGDGGSGGDGGDAGSGGDGGDAGSGGDGGDAGSGGDGGDAGSGGDGGDAGSGGDGGDAGSGGDGGDAGSGGDGGDAGSGGDGGDAGSGGDGGDAGSGGDGGDAGSGGDGGDAGSGGDGGDAGSGGDGGDTGSGGDGGDAGSGGDGGDAGSGGDGGDAGSGGDGGDAGSGGDGGDAGSGGDGGDAGSGGDGGSGGDHIVDGCIIPCSLGKYLPHPTDCRKFIQCAPYGPEEMPCAPGTIWEQGKLTCNHEGSTPCVTGAYLTPEGKTCGGDGGSGGDGGDAGSGGDGGDAGSGGDGGDAGSGGDGGDAGSGGDGGDAGSGGDGGDAGSGGDGGDAGSGGDGGDAGSGGDGGDGGSGGDGGDESVEDCELSCPKSEGIFPHPRDCRKWIRCLHGKPYVKECPFHLQFNPVLRVCDWPQHAKCVASSNADCGVPEPVVPTEPPNVKPDICDCECCLRPHPEDCTAYYYCEPGSNAEFHTCSEGLVFNPQLSQCVIQDQYPQCQPEKPPTCDPTCECLYPAEACTEYYKCNGDGVPVKFECFGGLYFNDEKHSCDLPKNVSCELRRKRTYNPEPQKYISAEECKTRKGFFAKRGDPSGYFMCSNGIAFSLRCPDGAVFSSAVGRCILRK from the exons CGTCGACCATCGAAAGGACTGTGAAGTATTCGTGAAGGAAGGAGGCTGTGTCTGCAACGATGACGTCTGTGACTGGCAGACCTTCGTCCTTCAAAACTGTCCCAAGTCGTGCGGCAAATGCAAGGGagaaaagacaatgaagaagagaatattttccctcccttctgatGGAGGAAACGCCCGCAAGAAGTCCAAGGAGTCGGGGAGCAAAGAACATGGACACGGACACGGCAGCAAGGAGTCAGGAAGCAAGGAGTCAGGCAACAAGGGTTCAGGCAGCAAGGAGTCAGGAAGCAAAGAATCTGGCAACAAGGGTTCAGGCAGCAAGGAGTCAGGAAGCAAGGAGTCAGGCAACAAGGGTTCAGGCAGCAAGGAGTCAGGCAGCAAGGAGTCAGGCAACAAGGGTTCAGGCAGCAAGGAGTCAGGCAACAAGGGTTCAGGCAGCAAGGAGTCAG GCAACAAGGGTTCAGGCAGCAAGGAGTCAG GAAGCAAGGAGTCAGGCAACAAGGGTTCAGGCAGCAAGGAGTCAGGAAGCAAGGAGTCAGGCAACAAGGGTTCAGGCAGCAAGGAGTCAGGCAGCAAGGAGTCAGGAAGCAAGGAGTCAGGCAACAAGGGTTCAGGCAGCAAGGAGTCAGGCAACAAGGACTCGGGCAGCAAGGAGTCAGGCAACAAGGACTCGGGCAGCAAGGAGTCAGGCAGTAAAGAGACTGTCGAAGTTGATGGCAACATTAGCGGTGAAAGCTGTgaaggtggagatggtggtggaggaaatgGGAACAACAGCACCGAAGGAGACGGTGGTGATAATGTTGATGTCGGCAGTGGAGGAGATGGCGGCAACGGTGGTGATGGAGGCaacggtggtgatgttggtggagaCGGCGGCTCAGGTGGCGGCCACGTCGTCGACGGTTGCGTCATTAACTGCATTCTCGGCAAGTACCTGCCTCACCCAATTAACTGCCGCAAGTTCATCTACTGCGCGCCCTCGGGCCCCGAGGAGGTATCCTGCGCGCCATTTAACGTTTGGGATCAAGAAGAGTTGGCATGCACCAACGAGCGTTTGACCCCCTGCGTCACTGGCTCCTACATCACCACCGAGGGCAAACCATGCGGTAGCGGGGGTGATGGAGGTGACGTCGGCAGCGATGACGATggagacagtggtggtgatggagacagCGGTGGTGATGGAGACAGCAGTGGTGATGGAGACAGCAGTGGTGATGGAGACagcagtggtgatggaggtgacgcAGGAAGCGGTGGTGATGGAGACAGTGGTGATGCCggcagcggtggtgatggaggtgacggCGGCATCGGTGGTGACGGAGGCTCAGGCGGCGACCACATCGTTGATGGCTGCATCATTCCTTGTTCCCTCGGCAAGTACCTGCCTCACCCGACTGACTGCCATAAGTTCATCCAGTGCGCGCCCTACGGCCCCGAAGAGATGCCCTGTGCACCCGGCACTATCTGGGAACAAGGAAAGCTGACCTGCAACCACGAGGGCTTGACCCCCTGCGTCACTGGCGCCTACCTCACCCCCGAGGGCAAGAcctgtggtggtgacggtggtgacgctggcagtggtggtgatgggggcagCGGTGGTAATGGAAgcagcggtggtgatggaggcagcggtggtgatggaggtgatgccggcagcggtggtgatggtgatggagacgGCAgcagtggtaatagtggtggagACGGCGGCTCAGGCGGCGGCCACGTCATCGACGGTTGCGTCATCAGCTGCACCCTCGGCAAGTACCTGCCTCACCCGACTGACTGCCGCAAGTTCATCCAGTGCGCGCCCTACGGCCCCGAAGAGATGCCCTGTGCGCCCGGCACTATCTGGGAACAAGGAAAGCTGACCTGCAACCACGAGGGCTTGACCCCCTGCGTCACTGGCGCCTACCTCACCCCCGAGGGCAAAAtctgtggtggtgacggtggagacggaggagacggcagtggaggtgacggtggtgacgcaggcagtggaggtgatggaggtgatggcggcagcggtggtgatggaggcagcggtggtgatggaggtgatgccggcagcggtggtgatggtggtggagacggCGGCCACGTCGTCGACGGCTGCGTCATCAACTGCACCCTCGGCAAGTACCTGCCTCACCCGACTGACTGTCGCAAGTTCATCCAGTGCGCGCCCTACGGCCCCGAAGAGATGCCCTGTGCGCCCGGCACTATCTGGGAACAAGGAAAGCTGACCTGCAACCACGAGGGCTCAACCCCCTGCGTCACTGGCGCCTACCTCACCCCCGAGGGCAAGAcctgtggtggtgacggtggtgacggaG gagacgGCAGTgacggaggaagtggtggtgacggaggtgatGCCGGcagtggaggtgacggtggtgacgcaggcagtggaggtgatggaggtgatgccggcagcggtggtgatggag gtgacggcggcagcggtggtgatggtggtggagacggcagcggtggtaatggtggtggagacGGCGGCTCAGGCGGCGGCCACGTCATCGACGGCTGCGTCATCAACTGCACCCTCGGCAAGTACCTGCCTCACCCGACTGACTGCCGCAAGTTCATCCAGTGCGCGCCCTACGGCCCCGAAGAGATGCCCTGTGCGCCCGGCACTATCTGGGAACAAGGAAAGCTGACCTGCAACCACGAGGGCTCAACCCCCTGCGTCACTGGCGCCTATCTCACCCCCGAGGGCAAAAtctgtggtggtgacggtgaagaCGGAGGAGACGGCAGTGACGGAGGTGATGCCGGCAGTGGAGGTGACAGTGGTGACGCAGgcagtggaggtgatggaggtgatggcggcagcggtggtgatggtggtgatggaggcagcggtggtgatggaggtgatgccggcagcggtggtgatggtggtggagacggCGGCCACGTCGTCGACGGCTGCGTCATCAACTGCACCCTCGGCAAGTACCTGCCTCACCCGACTGACTGCCGTAAGTTCATCCAGTGCGCGCCCTACGGCCCCGAAGAGATGCCCTGTGCGCCCGGCACTATCTGGGAACAAGGAAAGCTGACCTGCAACCACGAGGGCTCAACCCCCTGCGTCACTGGCGCCTACCTCACCCCCGAGGGCAAGAcctgtggtggtgacggtggagaCGGAGGAGACGGCAGTgacggaggaagtggtggtgacggaggtgatGCCGGcagtggaggtgacggtggtgacgcaggcagtggaggtgatggaggtgatgccggtagcggtggtgatggaggtgatggcggcagcggtggtgatggaggcagtggAGGTGATGGCGGCAGCGGTGGTGACGCAGGCAGTGGAGGTGAtggcggcagcggtggtgatggtggtggagacggCGGCCACGTCGTCGACGGCTGCGTCATCAACTGCACCCTCGGCAAGTACCTGCCTCACCCGACTGACTGCCGTAAGTTCATCCAGTGCGCGCCCTACGGCCCCGAAGAGATGCCCTGTGCGCCCGGCACTATCTGGGAACAAGGAAAGCTGACCTGCAACCACGAGGGCTCAACCCCCTGCGTCACTGGCGCCTACCTCACCCCCGAGGGCAAAAtctgtggtggtgacggtggagaCGGAGGAGACGGCAGTGACGGAGGTGATGCCGGcagtggag gtgacggtggtgacgcaggcagtggaggtgatggag gtgatggcggcagcggtggtgatggaggcagcggtggtgatggaggtgatgccggcagcggtggtgatggtggtggagacagCGGCCACGTCGTCGACGGCTGCGTCATCAACTGCACCCTCGGCAAGTACCTGCCTCACCCGACTGACTGCCGCAAGTTCATCCAGTGTGCGCCCTACGGCCCCGAAGAGATGCCCTGTGCGCCCGGCACTATCTGGGAACAAGGAAAGCTGACCTGCAACCACGAGGGCTCAACCCCCTGCGTCACTGGCGCCTACCTCACCCCCGAGGGCAAAACctgtggtggtgacggaggtgacgctggcagtggtggtgatggtggagacgcaggcagtggcggtgatggtggagacgcaggcagtggcggtgatggtggagacgcaggcagtggcggtgatggtggagacgcaggcagtggcggtgatggtggagacgcaggcagtggtggtgatggtggagacgcaggcagtggcggtgatggtggagacgcaggcagtggcggtgatggtggagacgcaggcagtggcggtgatggtggagacgcaggcagtggcggtgatggtggagacgcaggcagtggcggtgatggtggagacgcaggcagcggcggtgatggtggagactcaggcagtggcggtgatggtggagacgcaggcagtggcggtgatggtggagacgcaggcagtggcggtgatggtggagacgcaggcagtggcggtgatggtggagacgcaggcagtggcggtgatggtggagacgcaggcagtggcggtgatggtggagacgcag gcagtggcggtgatggtggagacgcaggcagtggcggtgatggtggagacgcaggcagtggcggtgatggtggagacgcaggcagtggtggtgatggtggagacgcaggcagcggcggtgatggtggagacTCAGGCAGCGGCGATGGTGGAGACGCAggcagtggcggtgatggtggagacgcaggcagtggcggtgatggtggagacgcaggcagtggtggtgatggtggagacgcaggcagcggcggtgatggtggagacTCAGGCAGTGGCGATGGTGGAGATGGTGCATGCGAAGACGCGCAATATGACTGCATCTTCTGGGCAGCTAATAATGATTGTAACTGCAAGCCGACAGATGGTGATTGCTCATGGCAAACCTATGTGGCTGCAGCTTGCCCCAAGAGCTGCGGATCTTGTGAACCACAAGTGGGCGGCGATGGAGATGAAGTTTGCGAAGACAATGTATCTGACTGCCGATTCTGGGCCGCAAATAAGGATTGCAACTGCAAACCAACTGATGGGGATTGCTCCTGGCAAAAATATGTTGCAGACAATTGCCCGAAAAGCTGTGGAACGTGTAACACATCTGGTGACGGTGGCAATGGCGGTGAAGACGGCGGcagcggtggtgacggtggtgattcTGGcagcggtggtgacggtggtgatggtggaagtggtggtgatggaggcagcggtggtgatggaggtgacgccggcagtggtggtgatggtggtgacgccggcagcggtggtgatggaggtgacgccggcagcggtggtgatggaggtgacgccggcagcggtggtgatggcggtgacgccggtagcggtggtgatggcggtgacgccggcagtggtggtgatggcggtgacgcCGGCAGTGGTGGCGATGGCGGTGACGCCggcagcggtggtgatggcggtgacgccggcagcggtggtgatggcggtgacgccggcagcggtggtgatggcggtgacgccggcagtggtggtgatggcggtgacgccggcagtggtggtgatggcggtgacgccggcagcggtggtgatggcggtgacaccggcagtggtggtgatggcggtgacgccggcagcggtggtgatggtggtgacgccggcagcggtggtgatggaggtgacgccggcagcggtggtgatggcggtgacgccggcagcggtggtgatggcggtgacgccggcagcggtggtgatggcggtgacgcCGGCAGCGGTGGTGACGGAGGCTCAGGCGGCGACCACATCGTTGATGGCTGCATTATTCCTTGTTCCCTCGGCAAGTACCTGCCTCATCCGACAGACTGCCGCAAGTTCATCCAGTGCGCGCCCTACGGCCCCGAAGAGATGCCCTGTGCGCCCGGCACTATCTGGGAACAAGGAAAGCTGACCTGCAACCACGAGGGCTCGACCCCCTGCGTCACTGGCGCCTACCTCACCCCCGAGGGCAAGACCTGTGGTGGCgatggaggaagtggtggtgacggaggtgacgccggcagcggtggtgatggaggtgatgccggcagtggtggtgatggaggtgacgctggcagtggtggtgatggaggtgacgccggaagtggtggtgatggtggtgacgccggcagtggtggtgatggaggtgatgctggcagcggtggtgatggaggtgacgctggcagtggtggtgatggaggtgacgcCGGCagcggtggtgacggcggtgacgGAGGCAGCGGTGGTGACGGAGGTGATGAAAGCGTTGAGGACTGTGAACTGTCGTGCCCGAAGAGCGAAGGAATATTCCCTCACCCTCGTGACTGCAGGAAGTGGATACGTTGCCTGCACGGGAAGCCTTACGTGAAGGAGTGTCCCTTCCACCTGCAGTTCAACCCTGTGCTCCGAGTGTGTGACTGGCCCCAGCACGCCAAATGTGTAGCTTCCAGTAATGCGGATTGTGGCGTTCCCGAACCTGTCGTTCCAACGGAGCCGCCCAATGTCAAGCCCGATATCTGCGACTGCGAGTGTTGCCTGCGACCTCACCCTGAAGACTGCACGGCCTATTACTACTGTGAG CCTGGCTCCAACGCCGAGTTCCACACCTGCTCGGAGGGGCTCGTGTTCAACCCCCAGCTGAGCCAGTGCGTCATCCAGGACCAGTACCCGCAGTGCCAGCCCGAGAAGCCCCCGACGTGCGATCCCACCTGTGAATGTCTCTATCCGGCAGAGGCCTGCACCGAGTACTACAAGT GCAACGGTGACGGCGTTCCCGTGAAGTTCGAGTGTTTTGGTGGCCTTTACTTCAACGACGAGAAGCACTCCTGCGACCTCCCGAAGAACGTGTCCTGCGAGCTGCGTCGGAAGAGGACGTACAATCCAGAGCCGCAGAAGTACATAAGCG CCGAGGAGTGCAAGACCCGCAAAGGATTCTTCGCCAAGAGAGGGGATCCTTCGGGCTACTTCATGTGCAGCAACGGCATCGCCTTCTCTCTGCGGTGTCCTGACGGCGCAGTGTTCAGCTCCGCGGTCGGCAGATGTATCCTCAGAAAGTAA